The following are from one region of the Anaeropeptidivorans aminofermentans genome:
- a CDS encoding helix-turn-helix domain-containing protein, with product MQNKADVILNPIRLRIIQYVAHNMPVTVAQIARAISDISKATLYRHVRILVDNEILIVIGQKKIRGTLEQSYSLNLQKINSAGQESTAETQALVYSILGKLIEDFGQYFSTDTANPVEDRLFVGTNTLYLNNGSFDDFVQDIYAVVEKYSQLPADKNGKARMVTFVSSPASAENDMARE from the coding sequence ATGCAAAACAAGGCAGATGTGATACTTAATCCCATAAGGCTACGTATTATCCAGTATGTAGCACACAATATGCCTGTGACTGTTGCTCAAATAGCAAGGGCTATATCGGATATTTCAAAAGCGACGTTATACAGGCATGTACGAATTTTAGTGGATAATGAAATTCTAATTGTTATTGGACAGAAAAAAATACGCGGTACGCTCGAACAAAGCTATTCTCTTAATCTACAAAAAATCAATTCAGCCGGACAAGAAAGTACCGCAGAAACACAAGCACTTGTTTATTCTATTCTGGGAAAACTCATAGAGGATTTTGGACAATATTTTAGCACAGATACCGCAAATCCAGTTGAAGATAGGTTGTTCGTGGGAACAAATACATTGTATTTGAATAATGGCAGCTTTGATGATTTTGTTCAGGATATTTATGCAGTTGTAGAAAAATACAGTCAATTACCTGCAGACAAAAACGGAAAAGCGCGAATGGTTACATTTGTGTCGTCCCCGGCATCTGCGGAAAACGATATGGCGAGGGAGTAG
- a CDS encoding DUF3788 domain-containing protein produces MYERMPDKSSEPTLYEMIKYCGITGNLFERINQDISSNYGTKSEICFPYGNHYGWGIKHKLKSKHICDIFAEKNAFTVIIRLTNKQIEKIYLDLSVYAKEICDCKYPCGEGGWLNYRIISDEYMEDAFKLLNAKLQNN; encoded by the coding sequence ATGTATGAACGTATGCCAGATAAATCAAGTGAACCTACCCTGTACGAGATGATAAAGTATTGTGGAATCACAGGGAATTTATTTGAACGTATTAATCAAGATATCTCCTCTAATTACGGAACAAAATCCGAAATTTGTTTCCCCTATGGAAATCATTACGGATGGGGAATCAAGCATAAACTGAAAAGTAAACATATCTGTGATATTTTCGCTGAAAAAAATGCATTTACAGTGATAATAAGATTAACAAATAAGCAAATAGAAAAAATTTATTTAGATTTATCTGTATATGCAAAAGAAATATGTGACTGTAAATATCCTTGCGGAGAAGGCGGATGGCTTAACTACAGGATAATCAGTGATGAATATATGGAGGATGCCTTCAAACTATTGAATGCAAAATTACAAAATAATTGA
- the nadD gene encoding nicotinate-nucleotide adenylyltransferase — MKSELNDFKYLKSIAIMGGTFDPIHYGHLTIAEAVRQEYDVEKVIFIPTGTPPHKNALGISEKKHRYLMTVLATLSNESFEVSSIELDNEDCSYSVDTITEIKNKCYENTPIYFIIGADAIFNIFSWKEPERLLLLCEFVVVARPNYDTEKLKSFIDKLNTDYDARVSYLEIPLNHISSSDIRNRVKNKKSIKYLVPENVEDYIYKYSLYSEPLQISAIDFSLVNSYLKDNLSKSRYNHTIGVSQMALILAKNYGVDEDKAYTAGLLHDIAKEIPLDEKIRLCKEFGIEIDKVMKNQPELLHSFISAALATSLFGIQDEDILNAIKYHTTGRARMSNLEKIIFLADVAEPNRKAENGLTEIRDASLKDLNYSLVLALRRKIKYTMKKNEELHPLSTEALNYYEKCLLRNNNYSI; from the coding sequence ATGAAATCAGAGCTTAATGATTTTAAATATCTAAAAAGCATCGCTATAATGGGTGGTACCTTTGACCCTATCCACTATGGTCATTTAACAATTGCTGAGGCCGTAAGGCAGGAATATGACGTTGAAAAAGTCATATTTATTCCTACAGGCACCCCGCCCCATAAAAATGCGCTTGGTATTTCCGAAAAAAAACATAGGTATTTAATGACCGTGCTTGCTACTTTATCTAATGAAAGTTTTGAGGTTTCAAGCATAGAGCTTGACAATGAAGACTGTAGTTACAGCGTAGATACCATTACCGAAATCAAAAACAAATGCTATGAAAACACCCCTATTTACTTTATAATAGGTGCAGATGCAATTTTTAATATATTTTCATGGAAGGAGCCTGAAAGGCTTCTGTTGCTATGTGAATTTGTCGTTGTAGCAAGACCTAATTATGATACAGAAAAGCTGAAAAGCTTTATAGACAAATTAAATACTGATTATGATGCAAGGGTTTCATATCTGGAAATCCCCTTAAACCATATATCTTCTTCCGATATACGAAACAGGGTTAAAAATAAAAAATCCATAAAATATCTTGTTCCTGAAAACGTTGAGGACTATATTTATAAATACAGTCTCTACAGTGAACCTTTGCAAATAAGCGCTATTGATTTTTCCCTTGTAAACAGCTACCTTAAGGATAATCTTTCAAAAAGCAGGTATAATCATACCATTGGTGTTTCCCAGATGGCTTTGATACTTGCAAAGAATTACGGTGTAGATGAGGACAAGGCTTATACTGCCGGCCTTCTCCATGATATAGCAAAGGAAATACCATTAGATGAAAAAATCCGCCTTTGCAAGGAATTTGGCATAGAAATCGACAAAGTGATGAAAAATCAGCCGGAGCTTCTCCACAGTTTCATAAGTGCCGCCCTTGCAACCTCTCTTTTCGGCATACAGGATGAGGATATTTTAAACGCAATTAAATATCATACGACGGGGCGAGCCAGAATGTCCAATTTGGAAAAGATCATATTTCTTGCAGACGTTGCAGAGCCTAACAGAAAAGCCGAAAACGGCCTTACGGAAATACGTGATGCTTCCCTTAAGGACCTTAATTATTCTCTTGTACTTGCCCTTAGAAGAAAAATCAAGTATACTATGAAAAAAAATGAGGAGCTTCACCCGCTAAGCACTGAAGCATTAAACTATTATGAAAAATGCTTGTTAAGAAATAATAATTACTCCATATAA
- the rsfS gene encoding ribosome silencing factor, with protein MNSKTNIFKSLEAAYKAIDDKFGKDISVLDISEISSMGNYFIITTSSNPNQLRAIADNIQEELFKLGFKLNHSEGYNGSSWVLLDFGDIIVHIFDKENREFYNLDRVWGDARKVHLDI; from the coding sequence TTGAACAGTAAAACGAATATATTTAAATCTTTGGAAGCCGCATATAAAGCAATAGACGATAAGTTTGGAAAAGATATCTCCGTTCTTGATATATCGGAAATTTCCTCTATGGGAAACTATTTTATTATTACCACCAGTTCAAATCCGAATCAGCTTAGGGCAATTGCAGATAATATACAGGAAGAGCTTTTTAAGCTTGGTTTTAAATTAAATCATTCCGAAGGCTATAATGGTTCCAGCTGGGTTCTTCTTGATTTTGGTGATATTATTGTCCATATATTCGACAAGGAAAACAGAGAATTTTATAACCTTGACCGGGTATGGGGCGACGCGAGAAAAGTTCATCTGGATATTTAA
- a CDS encoding M20 metallopeptidase family protein, with protein sequence MLTDKIKSLVDKYEEEMISFRRELHENPEISMEEVRTTKRISEELTKLGIEHKCIEPAGVIAEIKGGKPGKTVALRADMDALTMDELKTVSYKSKVPGKMHGCGHDAHTAMLLCAAKVLNEVKDELSGNVRLLFQPAEETAAGALLLIENGCMENVSNVFGMHVNSSLPTGKVAISAGPAYASADIMKITFTGKGGHGAQPHTCIDAVVMASAFVSEVQTIVSREVPPDAPAVVTIGKFTAGTRFNIIAETAVLEGTVRCFNVELRNKIEASIRNYADCIAKMHGGKVEIEYVYGTLPVINEEKSAKLAEKIVKETFGEEAYQPTKPTTGGEDFSYFLEKANGAYASLGTSNKEKGSDNSHHNGHFDVDEDGLKIGAAMHCLYAAAYLGQDEF encoded by the coding sequence ATGCTTACAGATAAGATAAAGTCTCTCGTTGATAAATACGAGGAGGAAATGATAAGCTTTAGAAGGGAGCTCCATGAAAACCCCGAAATAAGTATGGAAGAAGTAAGAACCACCAAGAGAATTTCCGAGGAACTGACAAAGCTTGGCATAGAGCATAAATGCATTGAACCTGCGGGAGTAATTGCGGAAATAAAAGGCGGAAAGCCGGGTAAAACCGTTGCTCTTCGCGCCGATATGGACGCCCTTACTATGGACGAGCTTAAAACCGTTTCTTATAAATCAAAGGTTCCAGGGAAAATGCATGGCTGCGGTCATGATGCCCATACGGCCATGCTTTTATGTGCCGCAAAGGTTCTGAACGAAGTAAAAGACGAGCTCTCCGGAAACGTAAGGCTTCTTTTCCAGCCTGCTGAAGAAACTGCTGCAGGCGCTCTTTTATTAATTGAAAACGGCTGCATGGAAAACGTTTCAAACGTATTCGGTATGCATGTAAACAGCAGCCTTCCCACCGGTAAAGTGGCAATTTCTGCAGGTCCTGCCTATGCTTCTGCTGATATAATGAAAATTACCTTTACAGGAAAGGGCGGCCACGGTGCTCAGCCCCACACCTGCATAGACGCCGTAGTAATGGCTTCCGCTTTCGTTAGCGAAGTTCAAACCATTGTGTCAAGAGAAGTCCCTCCTGACGCTCCTGCCGTTGTCACCATCGGAAAGTTTACGGCAGGGACAAGATTTAACATTATAGCTGAAACAGCAGTTCTTGAAGGAACTGTAAGGTGCTTTAATGTTGAACTTAGAAATAAAATTGAAGCTTCCATAAGAAACTATGCTGACTGCATCGCTAAAATGCACGGCGGAAAAGTAGAAATTGAATATGTTTACGGAACGCTTCCTGTAATCAATGAAGAAAAAAGTGCAAAGCTTGCGGAAAAAATCGTAAAGGAAACTTTCGGCGAAGAAGCCTATCAGCCTACAAAACCAACCACCGGCGGAGAAGATTTCAGCTATTTTCTTGAAAAAGCCAATGGTGCTTACGCTTCCTTAGGAACTTCCAATAAGGAAAAAGGCTCTGATAATTCTCACCATAACGGCCATTTTGACGTAGATGAGGACGGGCTTAAAATTGGTGCTGCAATGCACTGTTTATATGCCGCCGCTTACTTAGGCCAAGATGAATTCTAA
- a CDS encoding CDIF630_02480 family spore surface protein has translation MKDKKRHKSVIPEFETLAILDAKKKTPETNISIPSQRAVEEAKEWVDENQK, from the coding sequence ATGAAGGATAAAAAGAGACATAAATCTGTGATTCCTGAATTTGAGACTTTAGCGATTCTTGACGCAAAAAAGAAAACGCCAGAAACTAATATATCAATTCCTTCTCAGCGTGCCGTAGAGGAAGCAAAAGAATGGGTTGACGAAAATCAGAAATAA
- a CDS encoding DUF378 domain-containing protein, which produces MRMRSIEAIFLTIIIIGAINWGLVGFFQFDLIARLFGGMSSIISRALYAIVGIAGIYCLTLYGRMAYVDQDDR; this is translated from the coding sequence ATGAGAATGAGATCAATTGAAGCTATATTTTTGACCATAATTATTATTGGTGCAATAAATTGGGGTCTTGTAGGTTTTTTTCAGTTTGACCTTATAGCAAGACTGTTCGGCGGAATGAGCAGCATTATAAGCAGAGCCTTATATGCAATCGTCGGAATAGCGGGTATCTACTGCCTTACTCTTTATGGACGAATGGCATATGTTGATCAAGATGACAGGTGA
- a CDS encoding DUF1836 domain-containing protein: MDGISEGFDKEKVLGLSSSISIVNILANIESYNDEMTISQVVRFFERHGLNFTKTMIQNYIRVGLIPPPLEKRYYTKKHLILLTIIDSFKDIYSLDEIGRLFKPILKDTETFDDDIIDMSVIYNEFYRYYQRAINDWAENLPKVFEDIAETAKSNVSSQEDQETVTFFLSLMSLMAHSIATKQLANLIMNKNKL; this comes from the coding sequence ATGGATGGTATATCAGAAGGATTTGATAAGGAAAAGGTTCTCGGTTTAAGCTCTAGTATCAGTATAGTCAATATACTTGCCAATATTGAAAGCTATAATGATGAGATGACCATATCTCAGGTAGTTCGTTTTTTTGAAAGGCATGGGCTGAACTTTACAAAGACCATGATACAAAACTATATCAGAGTGGGCCTTATTCCGCCTCCTTTAGAAAAACGCTATTATACGAAGAAGCATCTAATACTTCTAACCATAATAGATAGCTTTAAGGATATCTATTCTCTTGATGAAATAGGCAGGCTTTTTAAGCCTATATTAAAAGATACAGAGACTTTTGATGACGATATTATAGATATGAGTGTTATCTATAATGAATTTTACAGATATTATCAAAGAGCCATAAATGATTGGGCTGAAAACCTTCCTAAGGTCTTTGAAGATATTGCCGAAACTGCCAAAAGCAATGTTTCTTCCCAGGAGGATCAGGAAACAGTTACATTTTTTCTTTCCTTAATGTCCTTAATGGCACACAGTATTGCAACAAAACAGCTTGCAAATTTAATTATGAATAAAAATAAGCTTTAA
- the dut gene encoding dUTP diphosphatase — protein sequence MQNKFLITRMDNAKDLKLPSYMTRGAAGMDLYANVTEDTLIKPGDIKLVPTGIKISIPEGYEAQIRPRSGLALKYGISMVNAPGTIDSDYRGEINVILINFGKEDFIVKRGERIAQMVINKVEVVNFTETDALDETERGAGGFGHTGY from the coding sequence ATGCAAAATAAGTTTCTGATTACCCGTATGGATAATGCTAAAGACCTTAAGCTTCCTTCTTATATGACAAGGGGCGCCGCTGGAATGGATTTATACGCCAATGTAACTGAGGATACCTTAATAAAGCCAGGGGATATCAAATTAGTTCCTACAGGGATAAAAATATCCATACCCGAAGGGTATGAGGCTCAAATAAGGCCTAGAAGCGGACTGGCTCTTAAATACGGCATAAGCATGGTAAACGCGCCGGGAACCATAGATTCCGATTATAGAGGAGAAATTAATGTTATCCTGATTAATTTCGGCAAAGAAGACTTTATTGTAAAAAGAGGCGAGAGAATAGCACAGATGGTCATAAATAAGGTTGAGGTTGTGAACTTTACGGAAACGGATGCTCTTGACGAAACCGAAAGAGGCGCGGGCGGCTTTGGCCATACAGGTTATTGA
- a CDS encoding M16 family metallopeptidase, with protein sequence MIENIKLENNLQIVFEKIPSVRSVCFGIWVKNGSRNESAKVNGISHFIEHMLFKGTEKLSARDIADKMDAVGGQLNAFTSKEYTCYYARVLDTHFDVAIDVLTDMFLNSKFDNDEINKERNVIMEEINMYEDTPEDLAHDLIHQCVWRDDSLGFPVLGTKESISTFNHDIFVNYFNRNYYPENTVLAVAGNFDRDKILEKLSDIFKDYGRKNPYQKKKFKTAYTQGIITKVKDIEQVHMIAAFPGVGMGSEDSYKMAVLNTIFGGGMSSRLFQAVREESGLAYSVYSFNSSFADGGLLSIYAGLNKNQAPELIDKIINEIKKLNTNKITEEDLAKTKEQLKSNYVLSLESTTSRMNAIGRGQLMLNKVLTPEEVIEKIDKVSIADLYELTEKTFDFDQMSICAVGNVDGLDFQEMIQNAK encoded by the coding sequence ATGATAGAAAATATAAAATTAGAAAATAATCTTCAGATCGTTTTTGAAAAAATACCTTCTGTCCGTTCCGTCTGTTTTGGCATATGGGTAAAAAACGGTTCAAGAAATGAAAGTGCTAAGGTTAACGGAATCTCTCATTTTATTGAACATATGCTCTTTAAAGGTACCGAGAAATTGAGCGCAAGAGATATAGCGGATAAAATGGACGCCGTAGGGGGACAGCTTAACGCTTTTACTTCAAAGGAATATACCTGCTATTATGCAAGGGTACTGGATACCCATTTTGATGTAGCTATCGACGTGCTTACAGATATGTTTTTAAATTCTAAATTTGATAATGATGAAATCAATAAAGAACGAAACGTTATCATGGAAGAAATCAATATGTATGAAGATACCCCGGAGGATTTGGCCCATGATTTGATTCATCAATGTGTTTGGCGTGACGATTCCTTGGGATTTCCTGTTTTGGGAACAAAGGAAAGTATATCAACATTTAACCACGATATATTTGTCAATTATTTTAACAGGAATTATTATCCTGAAAATACGGTTCTTGCAGTTGCCGGAAACTTTGACAGGGATAAAATTCTTGAAAAATTAAGTGATATTTTTAAGGATTACGGAAGAAAGAACCCTTATCAAAAGAAGAAATTTAAAACTGCCTACACCCAGGGAATCATAACAAAAGTAAAAGATATAGAGCAGGTTCATATGATTGCCGCATTTCCCGGCGTAGGCATGGGAAGCGAAGATTCCTATAAAATGGCTGTATTAAACACTATCTTCGGCGGGGGAATGAGTTCTAGGCTTTTTCAGGCGGTAAGAGAGGAAAGCGGCCTTGCATATTCGGTTTATTCTTTTAATTCAAGCTTTGCAGACGGCGGGCTTTTATCTATCTATGCAGGCCTTAATAAGAATCAGGCTCCGGAGCTTATAGATAAAATTATAAATGAAATAAAAAAACTGAATACGAATAAAATAACAGAAGAGGATTTGGCAAAAACCAAAGAGCAGCTTAAAAGTAATTACGTTTTAAGCCTTGAAAGCACCACCAGCAGAATGAACGCCATCGGCAGAGGGCAGCTTATGCTGAATAAGGTTTTGACCCCCGAAGAGGTAATAGAAAAAATAGATAAGGTTTCCATTGCAGACCTTTATGAATTAACAGAAAAGACATTTGATTTTGACCAGATGAGCATATGTGCAGTAGGAAACGTAGATGGCCTTGATTTTCAGGAGATGATTCAAAATGCAAAATAA
- the pnp gene encoding polyribonucleotide nucleotidyltransferase produces MYKTYSMDLGGRNFSVEIGRVAELANGAAIVRYGDTTVLVAVTASEKPRDGIDFFPLSIDYEEKLYAVGKIPGGFIKREGRPTEKAILTSRLIDRPIRPLFPKDYRNDVSVVATVLSVDQDCSPEVAAMIGSSLALSISDIPFMGPTGSVNVGLVDGQYVLNPCAAEREKSRLSLTVASTKHKVMMIEAGADEVSNEEMLKAIMFGHEANKKIVEFIEEIVKEIGKAKHSYEDKSVPSEVYDKVRDIITDKRMEEAVFTDMKQEREERLALLKDEVNEKLLSEVSEEEQKELTAIIGEAIYKFEKETVRRMILKEHKRPDGRKLDEIRHLSAEVDIVPRVHGSALFSRGQTQVLTITTLGSMGEVQHLDGLDEAEDMKRYMHHYNFPSYSVGETRPSRGPGRREIGHGALAERALLPVIPSEEEFPYAIRLVSEVLSSNGSTSQGSVCGSSLSLMAAGVPIKSAVAGISVGLVTGDEGEFTLLTDIQGIEDFFGDMDFKVAGTKKGITAIQMDIKIDGLTEEIIKLALEDTEKSRFFILDEIMNVCIDKPRTEISEYAPKIGMLTIDTEKMAEVIGSRGKTIKRIIEESGVTKIDTEDDGRIFIAAQTMESVRRAMDIINAIVMDPEPGKIYTGKVTRILNFGAFVEIAPEKEGLVHISQLAKERVNKVEDIVNVGDIIQVKCIEIDDQGRINLSRKAALPQ; encoded by the coding sequence ATGTATAAAACTTATTCAATGGATTTGGGCGGACGTAATTTCAGCGTTGAAATCGGCAGAGTTGCAGAGCTTGCAAATGGCGCAGCTATCGTAAGATACGGTGACACCACGGTTCTCGTTGCCGTAACGGCTTCCGAAAAACCGAGAGACGGAATTGACTTTTTCCCTCTTTCAATAGACTATGAAGAAAAGCTTTATGCCGTTGGCAAAATTCCCGGCGGATTTATAAAAAGAGAAGGAAGACCTACAGAAAAGGCAATTCTTACATCAAGGCTTATTGACAGACCTATTAGACCGCTTTTTCCAAAGGATTACAGAAATGATGTTTCTGTAGTTGCCACTGTTTTAAGCGTTGATCAAGATTGCAGCCCTGAAGTTGCTGCTATGATAGGCTCTTCTTTAGCTTTATCCATATCTGATATTCCTTTTATGGGACCTACAGGCTCTGTAAATGTAGGCTTGGTAGACGGACAATACGTATTAAACCCATGTGCCGCTGAGAGAGAAAAAAGCAGGCTTTCTTTAACCGTAGCTTCGACGAAGCATAAGGTTATGATGATAGAAGCAGGAGCCGATGAGGTTTCCAACGAAGAAATGCTTAAAGCTATCATGTTCGGCCATGAAGCAAACAAAAAAATAGTTGAGTTTATTGAAGAAATAGTGAAAGAAATCGGAAAAGCAAAGCATTCCTACGAAGATAAGAGCGTTCCTTCAGAGGTATATGATAAGGTTAGAGATATTATCACTGATAAGCGTATGGAAGAAGCCGTATTTACCGATATGAAGCAGGAAAGAGAAGAAAGACTTGCTCTTCTTAAAGATGAGGTTAATGAAAAGCTTCTTTCAGAAGTAAGCGAAGAAGAACAGAAAGAGCTTACTGCCATCATAGGGGAAGCAATCTATAAATTTGAAAAAGAAACCGTAAGAAGAATGATTTTAAAAGAGCATAAGCGTCCAGATGGAAGAAAGCTTGATGAAATCAGGCATTTATCTGCGGAAGTAGACATAGTTCCTAGGGTTCACGGCTCTGCGCTTTTCAGTAGAGGACAAACTCAGGTTTTAACTATAACAACCCTCGGCTCCATGGGCGAGGTTCAGCATTTAGACGGCCTTGACGAAGCAGAAGATATGAAGCGCTATATGCATCATTATAATTTTCCAAGCTATTCCGTAGGTGAAACAAGGCCTTCAAGAGGTCCCGGAAGAAGAGAAATCGGCCACGGTGCTTTAGCGGAAAGAGCCCTTCTTCCTGTAATTCCTTCGGAAGAAGAGTTTCCTTATGCCATAAGGCTTGTTTCTGAGGTTTTAAGCTCCAACGGCTCCACAAGCCAAGGAAGCGTATGCGGGTCCTCCCTTTCTCTTATGGCTGCCGGCGTTCCCATTAAAAGCGCTGTAGCAGGTATTTCCGTAGGCTTAGTTACAGGAGACGAAGGGGAATTCACGCTTTTAACAGATATTCAAGGCATTGAGGACTTTTTTGGTGATATGGACTTTAAAGTTGCAGGAACAAAAAAGGGAATTACAGCAATCCAGATGGATATAAAAATTGACGGTCTTACAGAAGAAATCATCAAGCTTGCATTGGAAGATACCGAGAAATCAAGATTTTTCATCTTAGATGAAATCATGAACGTATGCATAGATAAGCCTAGAACAGAAATTTCCGAGTACGCTCCGAAGATTGGCATGCTTACAATCGATACTGAAAAGATGGCTGAAGTAATCGGTTCCAGAGGAAAGACGATTAAGCGTATTATCGAAGAATCCGGCGTAACGAAGATTGATACGGAAGACGACGGAAGAATATTCATAGCCGCCCAGACTATGGAAAGCGTAAGACGTGCCATGGATATCATAAATGCAATTGTTATGGATCCAGAACCAGGAAAGATTTATACAGGAAAAGTAACAAGAATACTCAATTTCGGTGCATTTGTTGAAATCGCACCTGAAAAAGAAGGGCTTGTTCATATTTCCCAGCTTGCTAAGGAAAGAGTAAACAAGGTAGAAGATATTGTTAACGTGGGCGATATAATACAGGTTAAATGTATTGAAATTGACGATCAGGGCCGCATCAATCTTTCAAGGAAGGCAGCTCTTCCTCAATAA
- the rpsO gene encoding 30S ribosomal protein S15 translates to MKDKKDIIKEFGRNELDTGSSEVQVALLTERINHLTEHLKVHKEDHHSRRGLLKMVGRRKGLLDYIKKNDVVKYRELIAALGLRK, encoded by the coding sequence ATGAAAGACAAAAAAGATATTATTAAAGAATTCGGAAGAAACGAATTAGACACAGGTTCTTCTGAAGTTCAGGTAGCATTATTAACAGAAAGAATCAACCACTTAACAGAGCATTTGAAGGTGCATAAGGAAGATCACCATTCAAGAAGAGGGCTTTTGAAGATGGTTGGTCGCAGAAAGGGCTTATTAGATTATATTAAGAAAAACGATGTAGTGAAGTATCGTGAGCTTATTGCAGCCCTTGGATTGAGAAAATAA
- the lgt gene encoding prolipoprotein diacylglyceryl transferase: MENYPDAWFVNLGIKINNLPRVAIDIFGFEIYWYAIIITIGIGIGILYAYHEAKRTGQDPETYIDFFFYAFISAIVGARLYYVIFSWDIYKDDLIKIFNTRGGGLAIYGGVIGGVLAAFVYSKVKKLNFFQIADTAAPALIIGQAIGRWGNFLNKEAYGTFTDSLFALRYKVSGDMYIPQSVFEKIINFEGIQYIQVHPTFLYESIWNLGVFIMLNILKKHKRFEGEVFLMYFVGYGIGRFFIEGLRTDQLIFFGTGLAVSQILSAVLVIISIVAIFYLRKRSTERIYTK, encoded by the coding sequence ATGGAGAATTATCCTGATGCATGGTTTGTTAATTTAGGAATAAAAATAAATAATCTTCCGAGAGTTGCAATAGATATATTTGGATTTGAAATATACTGGTATGCGATTATAATAACTATAGGTATCGGAATAGGAATTCTTTATGCGTATCATGAAGCTAAAAGAACGGGACAGGACCCTGAAACCTATATCGATTTTTTCTTTTATGCCTTTATTTCCGCTATTGTGGGCGCAAGGCTATATTATGTCATATTTTCATGGGATATTTATAAAGACGATCTTATAAAAATATTTAACACAAGAGGAGGAGGCCTTGCTATTTACGGAGGGGTAATAGGCGGAGTGCTTGCTGCCTTTGTCTATTCTAAGGTAAAAAAGCTTAATTTCTTTCAAATTGCCGATACGGCGGCCCCGGCCCTTATTATCGGACAGGCCATTGGCCGATGGGGAAATTTCCTTAACAAAGAAGCTTACGGTACATTTACAGATTCTCTTTTTGCATTAAGATACAAGGTTTCGGGAGATATGTATATTCCCCAAAGTGTGTTTGAAAAAATTATAAACTTTGAGGGCATCCAGTATATACAGGTGCACCCTACATTTCTTTATGAGTCAATTTGGAATTTAGGCGTTTTTATCATGCTCAATATCCTGAAAAAACATAAAAGATTTGAGGGAGAAGTATTTTTAATGTATTTCGTTGGATATGGCATTGGGCGGTTTTTCATTGAAGGCCTGAGAACAGACCAGCTGATATTCTTTGGAACAGGTCTTGCAGTAAGCCAGATTCTTTCTGCCGTTCTTGTGATAATTTCCATTGTTGCAATCTTTTATTTAAGAAAACGAAGCACTGAAAGAATTTATACCAAGTAA